In Flammeovirga kamogawensis, the sequence ATAGAACACAGATAACCAACTTTCTTTAACTCCTAAAAATAAATACGCTATAATATTACTATAAGAATATCCTTTTTCATTAGGTAGTAAATCAAAGGGTTTAAAAATCACTAAATAGAATGTGTATATTACATAAATTACAACTACAGTTATTATGAATGTTAAAATAGACCATGAAGAAATTCCAAAAATAGAAACTATTGGATTTGCCTCTTTTGATAAATCAGGAGTGAATTGATATGTATAGTATACATCAAGTATTCTTGATATTATAATCCAACTAGATATTAGAAAAAAATATAATTTTTTATTCATTATTTTAGTATTTAACAAAATGTTTTACAGTAAGCACTCAACTATAATCATAGTTCTTAATTTTAAGAAAAATAATTATGTTTGAGTACATAATAGTTATGATTTAAAAATCAGTTGTTCTTTAATTTTCCGATGATAAAGCATCATTTGGAATAATTGTTGTTAAGGGTATTAACACGGTAACAATACAAGAAGGACTTGTACCTCCTTTTGTATTTGATAATTCTTCATCAGACAATTCTACAACTATTCTTTTTTCAAATAGTTCTTCAGCCTGAATTGATTTCTTAGCAACAGACTTTAAATCCTTATTAGATTTAATAAAATCCATAATTATTATAAATAATTGTATGTATAAAACATCCTTTTTTTTGGGAGAGTTTTGGGATACACAAACTCTAATTATATTTGATCGATGTATAATTTTACAAAGAATTGGTATTTATCACATTGCAAAGGTGAATTATGTTAATGAAATATATTTTATCTAAATAATGCAAACATTAGGCTTTTTTATTCTATCAAATATGGGTGTTTCCCGATATAAAAGCAAAAGTCCAGTAGGCGTTTTAAATACCTGAACATCAAGATTTAATGCTACTTCATATGAAGAGTAATAATTTAACAATACCCCCGCAACACTAACATTAATTTGATCCGTATTATTTAAAATAAGTAGGAGTAACATT encodes:
- a CDS encoding LLM class flavin-dependent oxidoreductase, encoding MEQKIKLGLLDFGIRKTDYSSTGKILDVMEYAEYADRLGFSRIWLTEHHNYSSSNAWSSPQMLLLLILNNTDQINVSVAGVLLNYYSSYEVALNLDVQVFKTPTGLLLLYRETPIFDRIKKPNVCII